A single region of the Gorilla gorilla gorilla isolate KB3781 chromosome 1, NHGRI_mGorGor1-v2.1_pri, whole genome shotgun sequence genome encodes:
- the HES2 gene encoding transcription factor HES-2, with the protein MGLPRRAGDAAELRKSLKPLLEKRRRARINQSLSQLKGLILPLLGRENSNCSKLEKADVLEMTVRFLQELPASSWPTAAPLPCDSYREGYSACVARLARVLPACRVLEPAVSARLLEHLWRRAASATLDGGRAGDSSGPSAPAPAPASAPEPASAPVPSPPSPPCGPGLWRPW; encoded by the exons ATGGGGCTGCCTCGCCGGGCAGGGGACGCGGCGGAGCTGCGCAAG AGCCTGAAGCCGCTGCTGGAGAAGCGCCGGCGCGCGCGCATCAACCAGAGCCTGAGCCAGCTTAAGGGGCTCATCCTGCCGCTGCTGGGCCGGGAG AACTCCAACTGCTCGAAGCTAGAGAAGGCAGACGTCCTGGAAATGACCGTGCGCTTCCTGCAGGAGCTGCCTGCGTCCTCATGGCCCACGGCAGCGCCCC TGCCTTGCGACAGCTACCGCGAGGGCTACAGCGCCTGTGTGGCGCGCCTGGCCCGCGTGCTGCCCGCCTGCCGTGTCCTGGAGCCCGCCGTGAGCGCGCGCCTGCTGGAGCACCTGTGGCGGAGAGCGGCCAGCGCCACCCTGGACGGCGGGCGCGCTGGGGATTCCAGCGGCCCGTCTGCCCCCGCCCCAGCGCCCGCGTCTGCCCCAGAGCCCGCATCCGCTCCGGTGCCCTCGCCGCCCTCGCCTCCCTGCGGCCCTGGCCTCTGGCGGCCGTGGTAG